A window of uncultured Litoreibacter sp. contains these coding sequences:
- a CDS encoding EVE domain-containing protein, which yields MAYWLFKSETSTWSWDQQVAKGEAGEEWDGVRNYQARNFMREMKLGDQGFFYHSQKDREIVGTVEVIAEAHQDSTTEDDRWDCVDIKALGPLKSPVHLDQVKADPRLADMVLVKNSRLSVQPVTKAEWDIICAMGGV from the coding sequence ATGGCCTATTGGCTGTTCAAATCGGAAACGTCGACCTGGTCATGGGACCAGCAGGTCGCCAAGGGCGAGGCGGGCGAAGAATGGGACGGCGTGCGCAACTATCAGGCGCGCAACTTCATGCGGGAGATGAAGCTTGGCGATCAGGGCTTTTTCTACCACTCCCAAAAGGACCGCGAAATTGTCGGCACGGTCGAAGTTATCGCCGAGGCGCATCAAGACAGCACAACCGAGGATGACCGCTGGGACTGCGTAGACATCAAGGCGCTGGGGCCTCTCAAATCGCCGGTCCATCTCGACCAGGTCAAAGCTGATCCGCGCCTCGCCGATATGGTGCTGGTGAAAAACTCACGCCTGTCCGTGCAGCCGGTCACCAAGGCGGA
- a CDS encoding NAD(P)H-dependent glycerol-3-phosphate dehydrogenase: MSRIIVAGAGAFGTALALAIERPLTLTARNMGAMIATRRSPRLPDVELPDHIALDPAPRIGPDDILLLAIPMQALSGYLEGLVGTPKAAIACCKGIELDTARGPTDVLAGALDCPSAILTGPSFATDISQGKPTALTLACADPEMGAALQQALSSDTLRLYLSDDPTGAELGGALKNVIAIACGICMGAGLGESARAALMTRGMAETNRLALKLGASPETLQGLAGFGDLALTCTSPQSRNYSFGFALGAGTTPPEGKTVEGRATAQATLKLAAKHGVDMPVTKVVAGLVSGQITMPQALDALLSRPLKSEQED, translated from the coding sequence ATGAGCAGGATTATCGTTGCAGGTGCCGGGGCCTTTGGCACCGCTTTGGCCTTGGCCATTGAACGCCCCCTGACGCTGACCGCACGCAACATGGGCGCCATGATTGCCACCCGCCGCAGCCCCCGGCTGCCGGACGTTGAGCTGCCCGACCATATCGCACTGGACCCGGCCCCCCGCATCGGGCCGGACGACATCTTGCTGCTGGCGATACCAATGCAGGCGCTGTCAGGATATCTCGAGGGGCTGGTCGGCACCCCCAAGGCGGCGATCGCCTGCTGCAAGGGCATCGAGCTCGACACCGCGCGCGGTCCGACCGATGTGCTGGCCGGCGCGCTGGATTGCCCATCGGCCATCCTCACCGGCCCCAGTTTCGCCACCGATATCTCGCAGGGCAAGCCGACGGCGCTGACGCTGGCCTGCGCCGACCCGGAGATGGGCGCGGCGCTGCAGCAGGCGCTGTCTTCCGACACATTGCGGCTTTATCTCTCTGACGACCCTACGGGGGCCGAACTTGGCGGGGCGCTCAAAAATGTTATCGCGATTGCCTGCGGCATTTGCATGGGCGCGGGGCTTGGCGAAAGCGCACGCGCCGCGTTGATGACGCGCGGGATGGCCGAAACCAACCGGCTGGCGCTCAAACTTGGGGCGTCCCCCGAAACCTTGCAGGGCCTTGCAGGTTTCGGCGACCTGGCGCTGACCTGCACCTCGCCGCAGTCGCGCAACTACAGTTTCGGCTTTGCGCTCGGGGCGGGCACGACGCCGCCCGAAGGCAAAACCGTTGAAGGCCGCGCAACGGCGCAGGCGACGCTGAAGCTCGCGGCCAAACACGGGGTGGACATGCCCGTCACAAAGGTCGTCGCGGGCCTCGTGTCGGGTCAGATCACGATGCCCCAGGCGCTGGACGCGCTGCTGTCGCGTCCGCTCAAATCGGAACAGGAGGACTGA
- the tsaD gene encoding tRNA (adenosine(37)-N6)-threonylcarbamoyltransferase complex transferase subunit TsaD, producing MPRTLTLLGIESSCDDTAAAVVRARDGQPAQILSSEVFGQTDLHANFGGVVPEIAARAHAEKLDHMVEAALTKAGVALPEVDAIAVTAGPGLIGGVMSGVMCAKGLAAGADKPLIGVNHLAGHALTPRLTDGLEFPYLLLLVSGGHCQFLLAQSATKFTRLGGTIDDAPGEAFDKVAKLIGLPQPGGPNIETSALQGDPKRFNLPRPLLDRDGCNMSFSGLKTATLRARDALVAEHGGLYRQDQSDLAASFQAAVCDVLAKKTRRALQHSHAPAIAVAGGVAANKTIRAALEQVANEAGARFIAPPMALCTDNAAMIAWAGIERLRLGLVDDMSLAARPRWPLDDTAPAMLGSGKKGAKA from the coding sequence TTGCCCCGCACGCTCACTCTCCTTGGCATCGAAAGCAGCTGTGACGACACCGCCGCCGCCGTGGTGCGGGCGCGCGACGGGCAACCCGCGCAAATCCTGTCTTCCGAAGTGTTTGGGCAGACCGACCTGCACGCCAATTTCGGCGGCGTCGTGCCCGAGATTGCGGCCCGCGCGCATGCCGAAAAGTTGGACCATATGGTCGAGGCCGCGCTGACCAAGGCCGGTGTGGCCCTGCCTGAGGTCGACGCGATTGCCGTCACCGCTGGCCCCGGCCTGATCGGTGGGGTCATGTCGGGGGTAATGTGCGCAAAGGGGCTCGCGGCTGGCGCGGACAAACCGCTGATCGGGGTCAACCACCTGGCAGGTCACGCGTTGACGCCGCGCCTGACAGACGGGCTGGAGTTTCCCTACCTGTTGCTGCTGGTGTCCGGCGGGCATTGCCAGTTCCTGCTGGCGCAGTCGGCCACCAAATTCACCCGGCTTGGGGGCACGATCGACGACGCCCCCGGCGAAGCCTTCGACAAGGTCGCCAAGCTGATCGGGCTGCCGCAGCCGGGCGGCCCCAACATCGAAACATCCGCCCTGCAGGGCGACCCCAAGCGCTTCAATCTGCCCCGCCCCCTGCTGGACCGAGACGGCTGCAACATGTCTTTCTCAGGCCTGAAAACAGCCACGTTGCGGGCACGCGATGCGCTGGTCGCAGAACATGGCGGGCTTTACCGGCAGGACCAAAGCGATCTGGCCGCCAGCTTTCAGGCCGCCGTATGCGATGTGCTGGCCAAGAAGACCCGGCGCGCGTTGCAGCACTCGCATGCCCCCGCCATAGCGGTTGCCGGCGGCGTCGCGGCCAACAAAACCATCCGCGCCGCGTTGGAGCAGGTGGCCAATGAGGCGGGGGCAAGGTTCATCGCGCCGCCAATGGCTTTGTGCACAGACAACGCCGCCATGATCGCCTGGGCAGGCATCGAGCGCCTCCGTCTGGGTTTGGTCGACGACATGTCACTGGCCGCGCGACCCAGATGGCCGCTGGACGACACCGCGCCCGCGATGCTTGGATCGGGCAAGAAAGGGGCGAAAGCATGA
- a CDS encoding uroporphyrinogen-III synthase, translating to MGEVTLPHAPYNAHPFLMRVLLTRPLAQSEGFAAQIRARYGEGVQTAICPLVEIVFLPVEVDFSGFDAVVFTSQNGVAAYHRLGGPARLSAYCVGDRTAQAARGLGMEAFSADGDVRALNALVAKKANGAKLAHLSGRDVAGKIDGNITRIEAYYQAPVEPSPALQALLAHDDTLIVPLFSAQGARRFGAAIGQGTRAGLHAICMSKAVADQLDPAQFKEIRHDGPPTAKGMLDKMSDFFPP from the coding sequence ATGGGCGAGGTAACACTGCCCCATGCCCCTTACAATGCCCACCCGTTTCTGATGCGCGTCCTTTTGACCAGGCCTCTGGCCCAGTCGGAGGGCTTCGCCGCGCAGATCAGGGCCCGTTACGGGGAGGGCGTGCAGACGGCCATTTGCCCTTTGGTCGAGATCGTCTTTTTGCCGGTCGAGGTGGATTTTAGCGGGTTTGACGCCGTGGTGTTCACCTCCCAAAACGGGGTGGCGGCGTATCACAGGTTGGGCGGGCCAGCCCGCTTATCGGCCTACTGTGTCGGGGACCGGACCGCGCAGGCCGCCAGGGGGCTTGGGATGGAGGCCTTTTCGGCCGACGGGGACGTGCGCGCATTGAACGCGCTGGTGGCGAAGAAGGCGAATGGCGCGAAGCTGGCGCATCTGAGCGGCCGCGACGTCGCGGGCAAAATTGACGGAAATATCACCCGAATTGAGGCCTATTATCAGGCGCCAGTGGAGCCCAGCCCAGCGTTGCAGGCCCTGTTGGCACATGACGACACCCTGATTGTGCCGTTGTTTTCGGCGCAAGGCGCGCGCCGGTTTGGTGCGGCCATCGGGCAAGGCACGCGCGCCGGTTTGCACGCCATTTGCATGAGCAAAGCCGTCGCGGACCAGCTTGACCCTGCGCAATTCAAGGAAATCCGCCACGACGGGCCGCCTACCGCAAAGGGCATGTTGGACAAAATGTCCGACTTCTTCCCCCCCTGA
- a CDS encoding heme biosynthesis HemY N-terminal domain-containing protein has translation MVWSLVKILIFVAAIIGLTLGVSSLLETSGQVRVEVAEREFTLTPLVTLVGLALMLFAFWVVLKLLNLLVAVFRFLNGDETAISRYFDRSRERKGFEALADGLMALASGESRAAMAKAAKAEKYLKRPELTNLITAQAAEQSGDTRKAQEVYKRLLTDERTRFVGVRGIMKQKLAEGDTGTALKLAEKAFALKPKHEETQDVLLKLQAGSEDWSGARKTLNAKLKHGSLPRDVHKRRDAVLALSEAKDIIEDGNTIEARETAIEANRLSPDLIPAAIMAARTYIEQGKKRYAGRVLKKAWDAQPHPELAACYAEIEPDETPQARIKRFNGLTKSSATHAESKMLQAELNIAAEDFPEARRSLGDLVDTQPNARTLTIMAAIERGEGADDAVVRGWLAKALSAPRGPQWVCENCQQVHGSWEPVCNNCQSFDTLSWKEPPQAEVVPTSGAEMLPLIVGALEDKSEDEPEAVEEHVVEVISTDVVEPEDAPSDDKK, from the coding sequence ATGGTATGGTCACTGGTCAAAATTCTGATTTTCGTTGCGGCAATCATCGGGCTGACGCTTGGGGTGTCCTCACTGCTGGAGACCAGCGGGCAGGTGCGGGTCGAGGTTGCGGAGCGGGAATTTACCCTGACGCCGTTGGTCACATTGGTGGGCCTCGCCCTGATGCTGTTCGCCTTCTGGGTCGTGCTGAAGCTGCTGAACCTGCTGGTCGCGGTGTTCCGCTTCCTCAACGGCGATGAAACCGCCATTTCGCGCTATTTTGACCGCTCGCGGGAACGCAAAGGGTTTGAGGCACTGGCGGATGGCCTGATGGCGCTAGCCTCCGGCGAAAGCCGCGCGGCCATGGCGAAGGCCGCGAAGGCGGAAAAATACCTCAAACGCCCTGAGTTGACCAACCTGATCACCGCGCAAGCCGCCGAGCAATCCGGCGACACCCGCAAGGCGCAGGAAGTTTACAAACGCCTGCTGACGGATGAGCGGACGCGGTTCGTTGGCGTGCGCGGGATTATGAAACAGAAATTGGCTGAGGGCGACACCGGCACCGCCCTGAAGCTGGCGGAAAAGGCCTTCGCGCTGAAGCCCAAGCACGAAGAAACGCAGGACGTTCTGCTGAAATTGCAGGCCGGTTCCGAGGATTGGTCCGGCGCGCGCAAGACGCTGAACGCCAAGCTGAAACACGGCTCCCTGCCGCGTGACGTGCACAAACGCCGCGACGCGGTGCTGGCGCTGTCGGAGGCCAAGGATATCATCGAAGACGGCAACACCATCGAGGCGCGCGAAACCGCCATCGAGGCCAACCGCCTGTCGCCTGACCTGATCCCCGCCGCCATAATGGCCGCACGAACCTACATAGAGCAGGGCAAGAAACGCTACGCTGGCCGGGTGCTGAAAAAGGCATGGGACGCGCAGCCCCACCCTGAGCTGGCCGCGTGCTACGCCGAGATCGAACCTGACGAAACCCCGCAAGCCCGGATCAAGCGCTTCAATGGGTTGACCAAAAGCTCGGCGACCCATGCTGAAAGCAAGATGCTGCAGGCCGAGCTGAACATCGCCGCAGAAGACTTCCCCGAAGCGCGCCGCTCCTTGGGCGATCTGGTTGACACCCAACCCAACGCCCGGACATTGACCATCATGGCCGCGATTGAGCGCGGTGAAGGGGCTGACGACGCCGTGGTGCGCGGCTGGCTGGCCAAAGCGCTCAGCGCCCCGCGCGGCCCGCAATGGGTTTGCGAAAACTGCCAACAGGTGCATGGCAGCTGGGAACCGGTATGCAACAACTGCCAAAGCTTCGACACGCTCAGCTGGAAAGAGCCTCCGCAGGCCGAGGTGGTCCCAACGTCTGGCGCAGAGATGCTGCCCCTGATCGTGGGCGCACTGGAAGACAAGTCCGAGGACGAGCCCGAGGCCGTCGAAGAGCACGTGGTCGAGGTCATCTCGACCGATGTGGTTGAGCCAGAGGACGCGCCCTCTGACGACAAGAAATAG
- a CDS encoding B12-binding domain-containing protein, with the protein MRSGKNFHISDDDRDGLCQTLCTGGVRGGSSAAARLMSQGLSIHNLYFDVLKPVAERFDDFWNEDRVTFLEVHVAMVRLEQIVKEYACPKPTIDGLPKRQAFFATVPGDEHTAGLRMAANIQRSKGWQIRLITHLSHAKLLSEIEHSPATILGLSIGSKNSMHQLYNLVRSVRVSRPDVRILVSGSLVAVDEHPIRLLGVDASAKSFEEAEQMLDDLVEQTT; encoded by the coding sequence ATGCGGTCAGGTAAGAATTTTCATATTTCAGATGATGACAGGGATGGATTGTGCCAAACGCTCTGCACTGGTGGCGTCCGTGGCGGCTCTTCTGCCGCCGCTAGGCTCATGTCTCAAGGCCTTTCGATACACAATTTGTATTTTGACGTGCTGAAACCCGTTGCCGAACGATTTGATGACTTTTGGAACGAAGACCGTGTGACCTTCCTAGAGGTGCACGTAGCTATGGTTCGACTGGAACAGATAGTAAAAGAGTACGCATGTCCGAAGCCAACTATCGACGGACTGCCGAAACGCCAAGCTTTTTTTGCTACCGTCCCGGGAGATGAGCACACTGCAGGGTTGCGTATGGCTGCCAATATTCAAAGGTCGAAGGGCTGGCAGATACGTTTGATAACTCACTTGAGCCATGCCAAATTGCTATCTGAAATTGAGCACTCGCCAGCAACCATCTTAGGGTTGTCAATTGGTTCGAAGAATTCAATGCACCAACTCTACAATTTGGTGCGGAGCGTCAGGGTCAGCCGACCGGACGTAAGAATACTCGTGTCGGGTTCGCTTGTAGCTGTCGACGAACATCCCATTAGGCTATTGGGTGTTGATGCATCGGCGAAAAGCTTTGAGGAAGCTGAGCAAATGTTGGATGACTTGGTCGAGCAAACGACCTGA
- a CDS encoding ROK family transcriptional regulator, with translation MDGSKIRTLSGGVNQSGLRNHNERLLLSMLQRNGPVPGSDLARIAGLSPQTVSVILRKLEKDGLLEKGTPVKGKVGKPSVPMLLAADGVFSFGINIGRRNAKIVLMDFVGSVRAEATTSFDYPLPDELFSFLRSGITELTDVLPEKLQDRICGIGVAAPFELWNWHEMVGATAEEFALWKDIGFQDEIAEFSDLPVHVVNDATAACRAEHVYGRGKEFRDYAYFFVAAFVGGGIVLNHSVFEGHQGNAGALGSLRSVGPNGESRQLIDIASIHLLEARLAEVGLDPSGLWSNDDWSSYERYVEPWIRQTAQELAKAALSTCAVIDFEAILIDGGLPLDVKRTLVERTRRYISNQDTRGLIPPKIEAGEMGRKAREIGAACGPIWSQFLLKSNAGLSDTA, from the coding sequence ATGGACGGGTCAAAGATCAGAACTTTAAGTGGCGGCGTAAATCAAAGCGGTTTACGCAACCATAACGAACGACTACTCCTTTCCATGCTACAGCGAAATGGCCCGGTGCCCGGTAGCGATCTCGCTCGGATTGCAGGCCTGTCTCCACAAACGGTCTCGGTTATTCTCAGGAAGCTAGAAAAAGATGGATTGCTTGAAAAAGGCACGCCAGTTAAGGGCAAAGTTGGCAAGCCGTCTGTGCCAATGTTACTTGCCGCTGATGGTGTTTTTTCGTTTGGAATTAACATCGGAAGACGCAACGCAAAAATTGTCTTGATGGATTTCGTCGGGTCAGTACGCGCTGAGGCTACGACCAGTTTTGACTACCCGTTGCCGGATGAATTGTTCAGCTTTTTGCGTTCTGGCATCACTGAGTTGACGGATGTTTTACCAGAGAAGCTGCAAGATCGGATTTGCGGTATCGGTGTCGCCGCTCCGTTTGAACTTTGGAATTGGCATGAAATGGTTGGGGCCACTGCCGAAGAATTTGCGCTCTGGAAAGACATTGGCTTCCAAGACGAAATTGCCGAGTTCTCTGACCTCCCAGTACATGTGGTCAATGACGCCACCGCTGCATGTCGTGCAGAACACGTCTACGGACGCGGCAAAGAATTTAGAGACTATGCATATTTCTTTGTGGCGGCCTTCGTGGGTGGCGGTATCGTCCTGAACCACTCGGTTTTCGAAGGCCATCAAGGTAACGCAGGTGCTCTCGGATCACTTCGAAGTGTCGGGCCAAATGGCGAAAGCAGACAGTTGATCGACATCGCTTCCATTCATCTTTTAGAAGCGCGTCTTGCCGAAGTTGGCTTGGACCCAAGCGGCCTTTGGAGCAATGACGACTGGAGCTCGTACGAACGCTACGTTGAACCTTGGATCAGGCAAACCGCTCAAGAACTTGCCAAAGCCGCCCTGTCGACCTGCGCGGTTATCGATTTTGAGGCGATCTTAATCGACGGCGGTCTACCTCTGGATGTGAAACGAACATTGGTTGAACGAACCCGCCGCTACATTTCCAACCAAGATACCCGAGGTCTCATCCCACCAAAGATTGAAGCCGGGGAAATGGGTCGGAAAGCACGCGAAATAGGCGCGGCCTGCGGGCCAATTTGGTCGCAGTTTCTGTTGAAATCAAACGCGGGGCTGTCAGATACCGCGTGA
- a CDS encoding sugar ABC transporter substrate-binding protein — MKKLLATSAVALTALSGAAFADGHAVTACLITKTDTNPFFVKMKEGAEAKAAELGMTLKSFAGKVDGDHETQVAAIETCIADGAKGILLTASDTSSIVSSVQQARDAGLVVIALDTPLSPIDAADMTFATDNFLAGELIGKWAAAKLGDDAANAKIAMLDLAVSQPTVGVLRDQGFLQGFGIELGDPNKWGDEDDPRIVGNDVTAGNEEGGRKAMENLLAKDPEINVVYTINEPAAAGAYEALKSIGRENDVLIVSVDGGCPGVENIKDGVIGATSQQYPLLMASKGVEAIAAWAKDGTKPANTPGKDFFDTGVALVTDEPADGVDSIDTTEGTNLCWG, encoded by the coding sequence ATGAAGAAATTACTCGCCACATCCGCTGTTGCATTGACTGCCTTGTCCGGCGCAGCTTTTGCTGATGGCCATGCAGTAACAGCCTGCTTGATTACAAAAACTGACACCAACCCCTTCTTCGTAAAGATGAAAGAGGGGGCAGAAGCCAAAGCCGCAGAGCTTGGCATGACACTTAAATCCTTCGCCGGTAAAGTTGACGGCGACCACGAAACACAGGTGGCGGCGATTGAGACCTGCATCGCTGATGGTGCAAAGGGCATCTTGTTGACCGCATCCGACACCTCCTCCATCGTGTCTTCTGTTCAACAAGCCCGCGACGCCGGTTTGGTCGTCATTGCTCTCGATACACCGCTGTCTCCGATTGATGCCGCAGACATGACATTCGCTACAGACAACTTCCTTGCCGGCGAATTGATCGGCAAGTGGGCCGCTGCAAAATTGGGTGATGATGCCGCGAACGCAAAAATCGCAATGCTTGATCTGGCCGTATCCCAACCGACCGTTGGCGTTTTGCGCGACCAAGGCTTTTTGCAAGGCTTCGGAATCGAACTGGGCGACCCGAACAAGTGGGGCGACGAAGATGACCCACGGATTGTCGGCAATGACGTAACCGCCGGTAATGAAGAAGGCGGTCGTAAGGCGATGGAAAACCTTCTGGCGAAAGACCCAGAGATCAACGTTGTCTACACCATCAACGAGCCAGCCGCTGCCGGTGCGTATGAAGCTTTGAAATCCATCGGCCGCGAGAATGACGTTCTCATCGTTTCCGTTGATGGTGGTTGCCCCGGTGTTGAGAACATCAAAGACGGCGTGATCGGTGCAACGTCGCAGCAATACCCATTATTGATGGCATCCAAAGGTGTTGAGGCAATTGCGGCTTGGGCGAAAGACGGAACCAAGCCAGCAAACACGCCGGGCAAGGATTTCTTTGACACGGGCGTTGCGTTGGTCACTGACGAACCTGCGGATGGCGTTGACAGCATTGATACCACTGAGGGCACAAACCTCTGCTGGGGCTAA
- a CDS encoding ABC transporter permease has product MSNVNTTEDGIAKFDSPHRGVVGTIQHWLHINPALVPLIVLVASIVVFGLLLGSKFFSPFALTLILQQVQIVGIVAAAQSLVILTAGIDLSVGAIAVISSVVMGQFTFRYGLPVEVAVACGLIVGTAVGYLNGWLIAVMKLPPFIVTLGMWQIVLAANFLYSANETIRSQDIAKNAALLQLLGAKFKIGGAVFTVGVLFMVILVIMLAYILRHTAWGRHVYAVGDDPEAAELSGVNVKGTLISVYAVAGLICGFAGWALIGRIGSVSPTSGQLLNIESITAVVIGGISLFGGRGSILGTFFGALIVGVFTLGLRLMGADAQWTYLLIGVLIIAAVAVDQWIRKVSA; this is encoded by the coding sequence ATGTCAAACGTGAACACAACAGAAGACGGCATCGCAAAGTTTGACTCTCCACACCGCGGTGTTGTTGGGACAATCCAGCATTGGCTGCATATAAACCCAGCCTTGGTCCCTCTGATCGTACTGGTCGCATCGATTGTGGTTTTCGGCCTTTTGTTGGGGTCAAAGTTCTTCTCCCCGTTCGCACTGACACTCATACTGCAACAAGTTCAGATCGTGGGCATCGTTGCAGCTGCTCAATCGCTTGTGATCCTAACGGCTGGCATCGACCTAAGTGTTGGGGCCATTGCGGTCATCTCATCCGTGGTGATGGGACAATTTACATTTCGGTATGGCTTGCCCGTTGAAGTTGCAGTCGCTTGTGGTTTGATCGTGGGAACGGCCGTCGGATACCTCAACGGATGGCTCATCGCAGTCATGAAGCTGCCCCCGTTTATCGTCACGCTTGGCATGTGGCAGATCGTTTTGGCCGCGAACTTCTTGTACTCTGCCAACGAGACAATCCGCAGCCAAGACATCGCAAAAAACGCAGCCCTTTTGCAGCTCCTCGGGGCGAAATTCAAAATCGGCGGAGCGGTGTTTACAGTCGGCGTTCTATTCATGGTCATATTGGTCATCATGCTGGCCTATATCCTCCGTCACACCGCATGGGGTCGTCACGTCTACGCGGTTGGGGACGATCCAGAAGCAGCAGAACTATCTGGGGTCAACGTTAAAGGCACATTGATCTCAGTCTATGCAGTGGCAGGTTTGATCTGTGGATTTGCAGGCTGGGCGTTGATCGGTCGCATCGGATCGGTATCACCGACATCAGGCCAGCTTCTCAACATCGAAAGCATTACGGCTGTGGTAATCGGGGGCATATCGTTATTCGGTGGACGCGGATCGATCCTTGGTACCTTCTTCGGTGCGCTCATTGTCGGCGTCTTCACCCTTGGCCTGCGTCTAATGGGTGCCGACGCCCAATGGACGTATCTCTTGATCGGCGTCCTCATCATCGCCGCCGTCGCCGTTGATCAATGGATTAGAAAGGTATCAGCCTAA
- a CDS encoding ATP-binding cassette domain-containing protein → MEPILKGRGLVKRYGKVTALDHCDFDLMPGEILAVIGDNGAGKSSLIKAVSGAVIPDEGEVFLEGERINFKSPIQAREAGIETVYQTLAMSPALSIADNMFMGREIRKQGFMGTVMRQLDRAKMEKMARDKLTELGLMTIQNINQAVETLSGGQRQGVAVARAAAFGSKVIILDEPTAALGVKESRKVLELIQDVKSRGIPIILISHNMPHVFEVADRIHIHRLGKRLCVINPKDYTMSDAVAFMTGAKDAPREGLAA, encoded by the coding sequence ATGGAACCCATTCTCAAAGGTCGTGGCCTCGTTAAACGCTACGGTAAAGTTACAGCACTTGATCATTGCGATTTCGATCTAATGCCGGGCGAAATTTTAGCCGTAATTGGCGACAACGGTGCCGGAAAATCATCGCTGATCAAGGCAGTCTCCGGTGCCGTTATCCCAGATGAAGGCGAAGTGTTTTTGGAAGGTGAACGGATCAATTTCAAATCCCCCATCCAAGCGCGTGAGGCGGGAATCGAAACGGTTTACCAAACGCTTGCCATGTCGCCGGCGCTGTCGATTGCAGACAACATGTTCATGGGGCGCGAAATCCGCAAACAGGGTTTTATGGGAACCGTAATGCGTCAACTTGATCGCGCCAAAATGGAGAAGATGGCCCGTGATAAGCTCACCGAGCTTGGCCTGATGACAATCCAAAACATCAACCAAGCGGTTGAAACACTATCAGGAGGCCAACGCCAAGGCGTCGCCGTTGCGCGCGCTGCAGCCTTTGGGTCTAAAGTGATTATCCTTGATGAGCCCACAGCGGCTTTGGGTGTTAAGGAATCCCGAAAAGTTCTGGAGTTGATCCAAGATGTCAAATCGCGCGGCATCCCGATCATTCTAATCAGCCACAACATGCCTCACGTTTTCGAGGTGGCCGACCGTATCCACATTCACCGCTTGGGCAAACGGTTGTGCGTGATCAATCCAAAAGACTACACAATGTCCGACGCAGTAGCCTTCATGACTGGAGCGAAAGACGCACCAAGAGAAGGGTTGGCCGCCTAG